The Penaeus vannamei isolate JL-2024 chromosome 13, ASM4276789v1, whole genome shotgun sequence genome window below encodes:
- the LOC113826315 gene encoding hydroxysteroid dehydrogenase-like protein 1 isoform X2: MMDLEGFQLFPYPNAFLNGIVLVGLLSVLKFFTVTTWNLAVGLRAHVWSKLRNKNFVETYGQWAVVTGSSDGIGKGYAYELAKKGMNLLLISRTMEKLQKIKEEIEKEFGVEVEIMQVDFSHGKQVYEEIEERVRGKEVGLLVNNVAVIVPHPMNFGEVSEHQLWSHVNVNVASPLAMTRMILPGMLERDKGAIVNIASIYGRYPVPMVQVYSATKAFVDFFSEALGSEYENSGVTVQTVTPAYVSTSMTSFSEKVHKPRFFVPTASNFAAHAVDTLGYTSYTTGYWTHGLQILRP, from the exons ATGATGGATTTGGAAGGCTTTCAGCTGTTCCCGTATCCGAACGCCTTCCTGAATGGTATTGTGCTTGTAGGTCTCCTGAGTGTTCTGAAATTCTTCACGGTCACGACATGGAACTTGGCAGTGGGTCTACGAGCGCACGTGTGGTCCAAACTCCGGAACAAGAATTTCGTTGAGACTTACGGGCAATGGGCAG tCGTCACAGGGAGTTCAGACGGCATCGGGAAGGGCTATGCATATGAACTCGCCAAGAAAGGGATGAACTTGCTCCTGATATCTCGCACGATGGAAAAGTTGCAGAAAATCAAAGAAGAAATTG AAAAAGAGTTCGGTGTCGAGGTGGAGATAATGCAAGTAGACTTCAGCCATGGAAAGCAGGTGTACGAAGAGATAGAGGAACgcgtgagaggaaaggaggtcgGCCTTTTAG TGAACAACGTGGCCGTTATAGTACCTCATCCTATGAACTTCGGCGAAGTCAGCGAGCACCAGCTTTGGAGTCACGTCAATGTCAATGTTGCATCTCCCTTGGCAATGACAAGAATGATCCTGCCAGGGATGCTGGAGCGCGACAAAGGAGCCATCGTCAACATTGCGTCTATTTACGGCCGCTATCCCGTGCCGATGGTGCAGGTTTATTCCGCCACCAAG GCATTTGTAGACTTCTTTTCCGAAGCTTTAGGATCGGAATACGAAAATTCTGGCGTGACCGTTCAGACCGTTACACCCGCCTATGTGTCGACCAGCATGACCAGCTTTTCTGAAAAGGTCCACAAACCAA GATTCTTCGTGCCAACAGCCTCCAACTTTGCCGCCCATGCTGTGGATACCTTGGGATACACCTCTTACACGACAGGCTATTGGACCCATGGCTTACAG ATCTTGAGGCCGTAG
- the LOC113826315 gene encoding hydroxysteroid dehydrogenase-like protein 1 isoform X1, with translation MMDLEGFQLFPYPNAFLNGIVLVGLLSVLKFFTVTTWNLAVGLRAHVWSKLRNKNFVETYGQWAVVTGSSDGIGKGYAYELAKKGMNLLLISRTMEKLQKIKEEIEKEFGVEVEIMQVDFSHGKQVYEEIEERVRGKEVGLLVNNVAVIVPHPMNFGEVSEHQLWSHVNVNVASPLAMTRMILPGMLERDKGAIVNIASIYGRYPVPMVQVYSATKAFVDFFSEALGSEYENSGVTVQTVTPAYVSTSMTSFSEKVHKPRFFVPTASNFAAHAVDTLGYTSYTTGYWTHGLQAWVMDTFFPRWVWMKFLKKNCEDLLKDLKKTKEE, from the exons ATGATGGATTTGGAAGGCTTTCAGCTGTTCCCGTATCCGAACGCCTTCCTGAATGGTATTGTGCTTGTAGGTCTCCTGAGTGTTCTGAAATTCTTCACGGTCACGACATGGAACTTGGCAGTGGGTCTACGAGCGCACGTGTGGTCCAAACTCCGGAACAAGAATTTCGTTGAGACTTACGGGCAATGGGCAG tCGTCACAGGGAGTTCAGACGGCATCGGGAAGGGCTATGCATATGAACTCGCCAAGAAAGGGATGAACTTGCTCCTGATATCTCGCACGATGGAAAAGTTGCAGAAAATCAAAGAAGAAATTG AAAAAGAGTTCGGTGTCGAGGTGGAGATAATGCAAGTAGACTTCAGCCATGGAAAGCAGGTGTACGAAGAGATAGAGGAACgcgtgagaggaaaggaggtcgGCCTTTTAG TGAACAACGTGGCCGTTATAGTACCTCATCCTATGAACTTCGGCGAAGTCAGCGAGCACCAGCTTTGGAGTCACGTCAATGTCAATGTTGCATCTCCCTTGGCAATGACAAGAATGATCCTGCCAGGGATGCTGGAGCGCGACAAAGGAGCCATCGTCAACATTGCGTCTATTTACGGCCGCTATCCCGTGCCGATGGTGCAGGTTTATTCCGCCACCAAG GCATTTGTAGACTTCTTTTCCGAAGCTTTAGGATCGGAATACGAAAATTCTGGCGTGACCGTTCAGACCGTTACACCCGCCTATGTGTCGACCAGCATGACCAGCTTTTCTGAAAAGGTCCACAAACCAA GATTCTTCGTGCCAACAGCCTCCAACTTTGCCGCCCATGCTGTGGATACCTTGGGATACACCTCTTACACGACAGGCTATTGGACCCATGGCTTACAG GCTTGGGTGATGGATACTTTCTTTCCACGATGGGTCTGGATGAAGTTCTTGAAGAAGAATTGCGAGGATTTACTGAAAGAtttaaagaagacgaaagaagaatga
- the LOC113828010 gene encoding inactive hydroxysteroid dehydrogenase-like protein 1, protein MIDFKDLRLFPDLEAVVNVITVLGILTATKIIVRTAWDVVVGLRAHVWSKLCKKNLVRTYGKWAIVTGCTDGIGRAYAFELAKNGMNIILISRTAEKLQDVASQIGKKFGVKTERVQVDFSLGREIYSEIEKCIEGKEIGILVNNVGVITPHPMSFGEVNDHILWSHVNVNVASPLAMTKIILPQMLKRRKGAIVNLASIAGRCPVPLLQIYSASKAFVDYFSMALGVEYIHSGITVQTITPGYVSTNMTSYSEKIYKPSLMVPTASNFAAHALDTLGFTSYTTGYWTHGIMAWVMDNFVPRWILMRMCKLHNEDLLRDMNKNKRE, encoded by the exons ATGATTGACTTTAAAGATCTCCGGTTATTTCCAGATCTTGAGGCCGTAGTTAATGTTATTACGGTCCTTGGCATCCTGACGGCTACGAAGATCATAGTGAGGACGGCTTGGGATGTGGTCGTTGGTCTGAGGGCGCATGTGTGGTCAAAGCTGTGTAAGAAGAACTTGGTGCGGACTTACGGGAAATGGGCAA TTGTAACAGGATGTACTGATGGAATTGGAAGAGCCTATGCTTTTGAACTGGCAAAGAATGGCATGAACATTATTTTGATATCTCGAACTGCAGAAAAACTACAGGATGTTGCTTCACAGATTG GCAAAAAGTTTGGAGTCAAGACAGAAAGAGTACAGGTAGACTTCAGCTTGGGAAGGGAGATTTATTCTGAAATTGAGAAGTGCATTGAAGGAAAGGAGATTGGCATCTTAG TGAACAATGTGGGAGTTATAACCCCTCACCCTATGAGCTTTGGTGAGGTGAACGACCATATTCTTTGGAGTCATGTTAATGTGAATGTTGCATCTCCTCTGGCAATGACCAAGATCATCCTCCCTCAAATGCTCAAGCGCAGAAAAGGGGCCATAGTAAATTTGGCTTCCATAGCTGGGCGATGTCCTGTTCCCCTCCTCCAAATTTACTCTGCTTCAAAG GCATTTGTAGATTACTTCTCCATGGCTTTAGGAGTGGAGTATATACATTCAGGCATTACAGTTCAGACCATTACTCCAGGTTATGTATCAACCAATATGACAAGCTACTCTGAAAAGATCTACAAGCCAA GTCTTATGGTGCCAACTGCCTCAAACTTTGCTGCACATGCCCTGGACACTCTGGGGTTTACCAGTTACACCACAGGCTACTGGACTCATGGAATAATG GCTTGGGTTATGGACAACTTTGTGCCGAGGTGGATCCTGATGAGAATGTGTAAACTGCATAATGAAGACTTATTAAGGGACATgaacaaaaataagagagaatga